In Microbulbifer sp. THAF38, the sequence CAACTTTACTAATGCCAATTTGTGGCGACACCACCCAGATACGAGTGCCGGCACGGGCAAAGTTACCTCCACGGTGATAGAGCTTCGCTCGCGCCTGTACCTCACTGAGATCCCTGCCGAGACGCAAACGGGTTATTTCCCCAATTTGTACGCCTTTGTAGCGCAATGGAGCCCCGACCTTGAGTCCCTCGGCATTGGGTAAATAAATGTGTATCTCAATGCCCTCCTCCAACGCTGCCTCGCGGCTGCGGTATAAGGGGAACTGGTCGCCATTTTGCACAGGCCCGCCCTTTTCGTGGTCATCGCGCCTCATACCAAATGCGACACCACCGCGCAGTAGCGACATCAGTGAATCAGCCTGTACCTCGATACCGCTACTGAGACTCGCACTAGCCCGTAGCCCGCTGATATTCCAGAAACGGGTACCCGGCTTAACCAGGTGCGCATAGCGGGGTTCGATCACCACATACACCTCAACGCCTTCGCCGTCTCTGCGCAATTCCATTCCCTGCACTTTGCCCACTTCGATACGGCGGAAATAAACGGGAGCCCCCCGCTGCAGTGAGCCCGGGTTGCGGGAGGTAAGACGTAAATGCAGCCCTGGCACCCTGGGGTCCATTTGTGGCGCCGAGGCACGAGCGGAAAAAGTGCGTTGGGAGCGCTGTCCGCGACGCAGCTCTACCTCAATGCGATTGCCCTGAATTAATTCATTCAGGCCACCACTAAAATCAAAGGTGGGCGGCGCCAACCAGAAACGCGTATTTTCACTGAGCAGGTCGTCGGTAGCTGGGTCCATCAACACCCTGACCTCCATTCCATTCATACTGGCATTGGCTTTAGCGCGACTGACCTCCCCCACTTTGATTCCCTGGTAATACACCTTGGTACTGCCGGGTGTCACATCGACACCTCGATCAAAATTTAGGGTGACAGAAATTCCCGCATCTGCCGCGGCAAAATTTTTATACAGTTTGAATTCTGTGCCGTTGACCGCCAGTGGCGACTGACGCTGGGATTCCGGCGTGTAAAAACTGACACCACCGGCAAACAGGGCAGCGAGAGATTCTAGGTTAATACTGATACCGCTGATTCCCCCCTCAATCGAAATCCCAGAACTGTTCCAAAAGCGGCTGCCCCGGTGTACCAGATAGGCGTATTCGCGACGGATAAATAATTCGATCCCAACTTGGTTGCCGTCTTCATCGAGGCTGTAGTCTGCCACCTGCCCCACGCGCAACTGGCGGTAGTACACCGGTGACCCTCGACTGAGGGAGCCGAGCCTGCGGGACTTGAGCACCACGCGCAGGCCATCGCCACGAACAAATGCTGGCGGGCGATCCAGAGCGACAAATTCCCGTTTGCGTTTGCCACTGCCGGACTCCACGGCGATGTAGTTGCCCGATAGCAGAGTCTCCAATCCGCTGATGCCGGTAATGGACAGCTCCGGTTTCACTACCCAAAACTCGGTGCCCTCCACGAGCAGATACTCGGCACTGCGGTTGAGACTGACTTCCGCCATCACGCCATCGGCGCCGTTTAATTCTTTAGCATTGGGTACCAGACGTACATCTTGAACAACGCCTATATCCACACCCGAATATTTGACCACCGTTTTGCCTTTCACCAGGCCATCGCCGGAGTGAAACAGGATGCTCGCGTGCACATCCCCTTCAGCCATATCTTGGTAGAGCAACCAGGCGGCGATCAGACCGGCCACCAGTGGCAATATCCAAACAAGCGGCAGACCCCGGCTCCTGCGAACCTGCCCACGCTGGGCGCCCTCATAAGCCCGGGGCTCTATAACGTCATTATCCTCAGGCACATTGTCAGCCATTTTCTGCCGCACTCCTGTGAGCCGTTTCCGGCTCTACCGCAGTTGCATACAGATCTCCATCGTGTGCATCCCAGATCAAGCGCGGGTCGAAAGAGCGCGCCGCCAGCATGGTAACCACCACCACCGAGGCAAAAGCGGTGCTACCAGGGCCGGCTGCTACCTGTGCGATAAACCCCATATCCACCAGGGCCGCAAGAATCGAGATCATAAATAGATCCAATAGCGACCAGCGCCCGATTCCGGAAACCACCCGATAAATTTTCATCGCCTGGGTCGGCACAAAATGCAATCGCAGCTGAATCTGCACTAATAGCAATATCAACCCCAGCAGCTTCATTACCGGTACGGCAATACTGGCCACAAAAACAATTAGGGCAATCCCCCACATACCGCTGTTATAGAGTTGCATCACACCGCTGATAATTGTGCTGGGTTCACCGGCACCGAGGTAAATAACACTCATAATCGGCAGGATATTTGCTGGCAGTAACAACAGAGCACCGGTGATTGTCAGCGCCCAGGTAAGCATCAAACTGCCATCAATGCGTCCATAGACACTCGCACCACAGCGAGGGCAGCGGCAGCGCCCTCCCCGGGCCGGTAAAATAATCAGCTGATGACAGCTCAGGCAGCTGGTCATTCCCTTTTTGAGCGCTTTCTGCGGAGCACTCATAGCGCAGCCCTGCGCAAGTCACGCCGCAGTGCCAAGCGTTGCCAAATAGCATTTTGATCGAAGCTGAGGGAGGAGAGGTTGGCCACCAACATCATGGCACCAAAGCAATAGAGCCCCGGTTCCACATCCATTTTTCCCAGGTCCCTCAATTTGATCAGCGCCACCAGGATGCCCAGCATGTAGACATCCAACATGCCCCACTCCTTGATGTGCTGGTACCAGCGCACCGAAAAAGCAACCGCCCGATCCAGGAACTTCCAGGTACTGCCGCAGCAGATAAACAACAGCAGTAGGAACTTTCCCAAGGGTGCCAATACACTGCAAAACAGCACCAGAGATGCCAGCCAGATAAAACCCGCTTTGTACAGGGAGTTTACGCCGTTCAATAGGGTATTATCGGCACCAAAAGAGAAAAGTGAGAACGTGAGTAACGGCAGACTGGCCGAGGGAATAAATAGCAATAGCCCAGTCAGGCTCAGGGCAATAGTGTAATAAACGCTGTGATTGCTGTTGCGGTGCAGAGTGCAACGGCATCGAGGACAAACCAGTTTTTGGCCTGGCGGTGCCAAACCGCCGGTCAATAGCAGATCACATTCATGACAGGCACGCTGCCAGGGTATCGGCTTAGTGTTGCGCAGCTGATTCATGTGCCAGAGGTCCTTGCCTTATTCTGCACAATTTTTGCCGCATCCAAATACTTCGATGGCGCGTCTATTGCAATGTAGGGCCATTGCCCTATTCAATGCTGCCCTGATACTGCCAGGCAGTTACCGGTAAACGCACATTCGCGTCGGTTTAACGAAGATATACCAAAAAGCCCAAAGCGTCGCCTCGACGCTTAGACTAGCCGCGGGTACACTCTCGCGACTGCTAATTGGGGAGACTGGCAGCGCCATCAGACAATGCGAGCCAAAGGAACCCACCGAGAATCAGAACTCGAGTGCCGCTCCAAATAACTGACAGAAGCTTGAAGACCGCACCCGCCACAGGAAGTTGAAACAGATGAAAAGAAGTAACCGCAAAGAGCCGCGAGGCCGCCAGTTGCGTCCACTGAAGAAACTAATCGCCGCAACCCTGCTGGGCTTCGGCGCCATGCAGGCCCAGGCCGACACCCTGTGGGATATTTATATGCAGGCGTTGGATAACGACCCCCAGTTAGCCGCAGATCGCGCCGCCTATCACGCTGGAGTTGAGGCCAAAAACCAGCTGCGCGCTCCCCTGTTGCCGCAGGTGAATGCTCAAATCCGGGCGGCCAGGGTTCACGAGAACAATCAATTTGCAAGCGCTGAACCTGTTGATGAAGAAGAGTTTCCCGATGTTGACCTTGATCTGATCGATTTTCTTCAACGAGATTCGGGTACTTTTAACGAAAGGACATACAATGCGAGTCTGAGCCAGGCAATATTTGATGCCCCTGCCTGGTTTGGCTATCAGCAAGGCAAAAAACTAACCAAGCTGGCCACGGCAGAGTATAGCGCCAACCAGCAGGATATGATGATTCGTGTTGCCACCGCCTACTTTGATGTGTTGCGGGCTTACGATGTGCTGGAAGCGGCCGTCTCTGAAGAAAAAGCGCTGGCCAAGCAGCTGGAGCAGACCCAGCAGCGCTTCGAAGTGGGGCTGACGGCAATTACCGACGTCTACGACTCCCAGGCTGCCTACGACAGCTCCGTAGCGCGACGCCTTACCGCTCAGGACAACCTGCTCAGCAACTTCGATGCCCTATCTGTGCTTACCGGCGGCAACCATGATGAAGTTGCGCCGCTAGTGGAAAGCTTCCAGGTAGCACCGCCGGTGCCTGCAGACCGCGCCGACTGGGTCGATTTCGCGCTGGCCAATAACTTCACATTAAAAGCCGCGCGGCTCAATGCCGAGGCAGCCCGCTATAACGCCCGCTCTGCCGCCAGTGAGCACCTGCCCACACTGACAGGTTCTCTCTCATACAATAAATTCACCTCGAATGGCGAACAAAGGTCCAAGTTTATATTCGACCCACCTTTCGAGGAGCAAAATCGATCGACAACCTTCTCACGGGACCAGGACTTCCGGGATTCTGCTGCTGCAATAACCTTGAATATCCCCATCTACACCGGCGGTCTGCTCAGTGCTAATCGCCGTGAGGCTCGCAACCTATCCTTCCAGGCCCAAGATCTGCGCAACCTGACCGAGCGCAATACTATCCAGACCACCCGTACCCTGCACCGCGCGGTAGTCACCGATGTCTCCCGCGTATCGGCTCGGCAACAGGCAGTGGTTTCCGCCAAGAGCGCCCTGGAAGCAACCCAGGCGGGCTACGAAGTGGGCACGCGTAATATCGTCGATGTACTACTGGCCCAACGCACCCTCTTCCAGGCGGAAACGGATTATGCCAATGCCCTGTACGACTACATTCTAAATACTCTCAATCTCAAGCAAGTATCTGGACTGCTGTCACCCAAAGACTTGCAGGAGTTGGACGCTATGCTGAACCCGGCACTGCATGTATCCCGCGTTGCCGAGGCCGGCGCCGCCGCTCCCTCCAAGTAAGTTTTACTGGCCAGTGAGTGGATTCAAATCCACTCACTGGCCCTCCAAACCAGACATCAAGCCTTCGATTTCATCCAACAGACGCTGCAATGCACCGCTGTTTTCCTGTGCGACATCCCTGCCGCACTGCCCTGCAGAGATACGCTCTTGATCATTTTTCAACCACACGCTCAACTGAGCAGCTAAAGCGGCTGCATCCTCGGCAATTTCCATACCACCTGCTTCTTTCAATAGCTGGGAAACGGTAGCGAAGTTATG encodes:
- a CDS encoding PqiB family protein yields the protein MADNVPEDNDVIEPRAYEGAQRGQVRRSRGLPLVWILPLVAGLIAAWLLYQDMAEGDVHASILFHSGDGLVKGKTVVKYSGVDIGVVQDVRLVPNAKELNGADGVMAEVSLNRSAEYLLVEGTEFWVVKPELSITGISGLETLLSGNYIAVESGSGKRKREFVALDRPPAFVRGDGLRVVLKSRRLGSLSRGSPVYYRQLRVGQVADYSLDEDGNQVGIELFIRREYAYLVHRGSRFWNSSGISIEGGISGISINLESLAALFAGGVSFYTPESQRQSPLAVNGTEFKLYKNFAAADAGISVTLNFDRGVDVTPGSTKVYYQGIKVGEVSRAKANASMNGMEVRVLMDPATDDLLSENTRFWLAPPTFDFSGGLNELIQGNRIEVELRRGQRSQRTFSARASAPQMDPRVPGLHLRLTSRNPGSLQRGAPVYFRRIEVGKVQGMELRRDGEGVEVYVVIEPRYAHLVKPGTRFWNISGLRASASLSSGIEVQADSLMSLLRGGVAFGMRRDDHEKGGPVQNGDQFPLYRSREAALEEGIEIHIYLPNAEGLKVGAPLRYKGVQIGEITRLRLGRDLSEVQARAKLYHRGGNFARAGTRIWVVSPQIGISKVEHLDTLITGRYLALEPGGGPPETEFYAELQAPKEDLAETMSRPGLTIILDAARRGSLVAGSPVYYRQVQVGEVTGFELGEWADRVYIYVHIEPQYRPLVREYTVFWNASGVDVNFGLKSGLNINTESAQALIKGGIAFATPEPPFMGFEVESGSHFPLYPRAEPKWYKWSPKIELYNYAEPVK
- a CDS encoding paraquat-inducible protein A — protein: MNQLRNTKPIPWQRACHECDLLLTGGLAPPGQKLVCPRCRCTLHRNSNHSVYYTIALSLTGLLLFIPSASLPLLTFSLFSFGADNTLLNGVNSLYKAGFIWLASLVLFCSVLAPLGKFLLLLFICCGSTWKFLDRAVAFSVRWYQHIKEWGMLDVYMLGILVALIKLRDLGKMDVEPGLYCFGAMMLVANLSSLSFDQNAIWQRLALRRDLRRAAL
- a CDS encoding TolC family outer membrane protein codes for the protein MKRSNRKEPRGRQLRPLKKLIAATLLGFGAMQAQADTLWDIYMQALDNDPQLAADRAAYHAGVEAKNQLRAPLLPQVNAQIRAARVHENNQFASAEPVDEEEFPDVDLDLIDFLQRDSGTFNERTYNASLSQAIFDAPAWFGYQQGKKLTKLATAEYSANQQDMMIRVATAYFDVLRAYDVLEAAVSEEKALAKQLEQTQQRFEVGLTAITDVYDSQAAYDSSVARRLTAQDNLLSNFDALSVLTGGNHDEVAPLVESFQVAPPVPADRADWVDFALANNFTLKAARLNAEAARYNARSAASEHLPTLTGSLSYNKFTSNGEQRSKFIFDPPFEEQNRSTTFSRDQDFRDSAAAITLNIPIYTGGLLSANRREARNLSFQAQDLRNLTERNTIQTTRTLHRAVVTDVSRVSARQQAVVSAKSALEATQAGYEVGTRNIVDVLLAQRTLFQAETDYANALYDYILNTLNLKQVSGLLSPKDLQELDAMLNPALHVSRVAEAGAAAPSK
- a CDS encoding paraquat-inducible protein A — translated: MSAPQKALKKGMTSCLSCHQLIILPARGGRCRCPRCGASVYGRIDGSLMLTWALTITGALLLLPANILPIMSVIYLGAGEPSTIISGVMQLYNSGMWGIALIVFVASIAVPVMKLLGLILLLVQIQLRLHFVPTQAMKIYRVVSGIGRWSLLDLFMISILAALVDMGFIAQVAAGPGSTAFASVVVVTMLAARSFDPRLIWDAHDGDLYATAVEPETAHRSAAENG